GTCAAAAGCGACACTAACAAGATTTTTAGCTTCATCCGCCAGATGATGGGCCTCTGCGTCCAGGTCTCCAGGAGCAGCTTCCACCTCCTTCACCAGACAAAGGGTTATAACCTAGGATGACAGAAAAGAAGCACAACAGTATTgataaaatctgaaaatctggGGACATtctatatccaaaataaaattatgagagTGACATGCAAAGCATTGCAAAGATATGGATTCAAAgggacatttaaaaaaaccttttagctgctatatgaaaaaaaaaacaaacctttatATTGTGATTGCCATTTGAATTGATTTTCTAGTGGGGAAAAAAGTCATTCAGCTGCTTTGTCCCAACTCCAAAACACATGCAAAAGAGTCACCAAAAACTCTGTCAAGATGGCCTGATTTAAGTATGTGAATCCTCCTATCACAGTGCTTATTGAAACTCACACATTCAAATAAGGGCCATTCAAGCTAcagaaaatggattaaaaaaaatcaaaatagaatcaAACTTATCACTTCTACCAGTCAGAACAGGGTCATCTGTATCCTTCCCTAACCCCTACCACCCTCCTCCCTTGCGAGTTTCCCAAAGTCAATGGACAACTGGTAACCTGGTTGAGTGTTCAGGTTCTAGGGCCAGCCAGAACTTAAAATGTTGGCGTTACTCCTTACTTGCAGTGGAATCTTTGGGCAATTAAACccggtgcctcagtttccttatttgtaaagcCAGGCTAGTCAAAGCCCCAGCTCAGAAATGCTGGGGACGCTGAAAGAGGCCATGCATGCAAGCAGGCCACGCATTCCATCTTCTATAATTTCCATTCCTCTCCTAAATATCACCTCTCTGTGTCTAAAAATAAGTTTCCAGCAGGaccatttaaaaatagcattttctttccAGATGCATCACCTTCTCTACAGCAAGCCAGGTTTAGTCTTCTGACACAAAGGGGATTACAGCTCAGTGTTTAAGGTCAGCCAATTTTGTAGCCCTGCTGCCTTGGAGCCCATGTCCCAGTCTTTCCTCAGTCCTCAAAGACGCCATCAGGCCTCCAGGCCTCTGCTGTGCCCCTTTCCTCCTATGGAGGATACAAAGTCTTCCGCCTTGGTTCCTACAGTGTTCTAGTGTCTTTGTTCTCTCCTTACAGAGCAGTAACTTGCAACTCTTAGCCAGAATCACAAAGGATTGCTTATTTTCATTTGGGAGTCCCAAATTCCCAAATTTGAAATTCTCAGGGATGGGATGAAGACAGAGTCCCCGGGGCAGTGTTGCACACAGGAAAAAGCTTTGGATGAGCATCTGCTACTCCTTGTTATTTGCAAGAAACAAGGTGGTCCCGTCTAGAAAGACCAAAACCACTGTGTTCCAGCTCCTTGACACTCATCTGAAGATTGGCAGACAATTCCTCACCCTACTTAGCTCTCCCCCTACGGGGCTGCAGAAGGATCAAGTGAGAATACTATAAGCACAATCCTTCCAAGTACTTAGTGAGGACCTAGGAGGTGGTTTGCATCTGTTTCCTTTATTGAATCTTCACAATCCTAAGGAATTAGTCTTAACTTATGGACAAAGAAGCAAATAATCTTGTTTCTACAAGGTTAACTAGAAATTTGTTAACATTTGACATCAGTGGTGCTTACCACCTCCCCGCAATGGCTTTCTGTCCGATTTCCGTTTCACGACGACAGATGAAGTGGAAGGCCCAGGACTGTCTTCCTCCTGTTTGAACACGTAAGAAGCAATTAAAACATTCTACTTGGCAATCTTTATCTACTGCATGCCAGCTGGCCGAGGTCGCCAGTCACCTGAGGCTTCTTTGCATTTCCTTTGTAACTTTTTCCTTCTTGCATGCTGTCCCACATTTCAATcttctgtctccttttttcttcttcaagctGAGAAACAATCACATTGTACAGAAAGAGTTCAGAAGCTGCCATCTCTCTCAAAGACAACGCTAACTCTGATAATTCTTAATTTAAACGTTTTTCAGAACAAACTTCACCCTTGTTTTCTTTAGTTAATAAAACTGTTGTGATCTGGTGGTATGAGTTTAACTCACATAGAGAAGCTTTGGTTTTTGTACGCTATTAAAGGAAGCAAAATGTTTCACGAAAAAAATTACTGACTCCATTCTTCTGAAACTCATTCCTATCAGTACATTTTTGGTAATGTGGaagacacaggcacatgcacgcacacactcacatgcatccTGCTCCAGTCTGTCCCTCCTTTTGTGCTCTGGACCTTTCATTGTAATATATTCACACATCTAGTGTTCCCTAACAATAGTGTATACTTCTTGATATCACCAACACTTACATCACAGGAACTGAAATGCTTACTGAATCTAATGGGATAGGACCTGGTCCTGGAAGCTTatagacaacacacacacaggcatcaTTATCCACTAAGCCTCAGACAACTTCTATGTACACATTCAACTGAAGCCAGTTCATACCtgtttcagtttttccttatGCTTTTCAACTTGCGCATTTAGTTCTTCTTGCATTTTCAATCGAGCAGCTGCTAAAGCTTCTTGTCGTTTAACAACAACATCAGGTtctaaaatgtcagaaaaaaatggagacaaagCACTCTGTAcaatataaaatagaaacttttgaGTGTCCatattattaaaagtataaaGAGGTATGGACATCAGACAATGAAACATGTTTTTACATGAGTACTCCTAACCCCTCTGCATATATTTTACTGCTTCAGGGGGCAGGGGTCTGTTGCTGAGCCATGGATTTTAGCCTCAAATATCTACATCACCAGCAACCTGTTAGAAATGCCAATTTCTCAGTTCTCCTGAGCAATTCCGATTCATAAAGCCTGGGATGGTAGCCAGAGCACATCTTGGATACCTCAGTGACACCCACAGTCTCTAGGTTGACTGGAATCCTGGAAGACTACCAAGGAAATACAAAGTTTTCTAAATCATTATCCATCCCTTAATTAGCCCAGAAGTAAGATTCTTAAGTATTTGtttctacagaaaagaaaaatccttccAAATAGCATTATGAGTAGAAATGAACTCATTTCTACTCATAATGTCTACTCATAGTCTCGCTCTttgcgacagagctagactccatctcacagaagaaaaaaaaaaagaaaagaaagaaaagacaaagtctcactctgtagcccaggctggagtgcagtggcacaatctcagctcactgcaacctccacctcccgggttccagcgatttctcctgcctcagcctcccttatagctgagattacaggcgcctgccaccatgccccactaatatttgtatttttagtagagacggggtttcaccatgttggccaggctggtcttgaaccctgacctcaagtcatctgcctgccttggcctcccaaagtgctgggattacaggcgtgagccaccgcgcccagccaagaaccatatacttccttttttttaaagaaagaaaaaaaaaaaaaacaaggtctcagtaaattgcccaggctggagtgttgtgtggcccgatcatagcccactgcagctttgacttcctaGACTCAAgttattctcccgcctcagcctcctaagcactgggactacaggtgtgtgccgccactcttggctattttttttttttttttaatagagacagggtcttgctatgtggtcCGTCTTACTTTTAACAAGAGACTAAATCTTAATATAAAGAAGTAGGTGTAAAACCACCGCTTTCATTTCGGTTATCAGGCACTAACCCACAGAAGCCGCAGCTCGCTCCAGCTGCCTCTGCCTCAAGGCTCTCAGCCGGGCGGAAAGCTTCTGAAAGACCACGTAGAGAAGGATGCAGCTGAAGACGATGTACCAGCCATAGCTGGCCAGCAAAGAGcccactgaaaagaaaaaaaaaagttttcaaaaaaactaaaaatgacacTACTAGTTGACTTTTCCATAAGACTCAACGAACGCAAAGTCAgcctaactcctgacctcaaagccTTCATGGTCTAGGCTGAGGACAAAGCCTCCTAAGTAGATCGTTAAAATATGAACAAGAAGTGCGACACTTCAGGGATCACTGAGAAGTGAGACTTCTCAACCATCTGGGGAATCGGGGGCAGTTAGAGTGCGCAGGGCACAGCAACTGGATTTTGAAGAATGAAGAGCAACTAATCTTGCTTCAGGAAGGCAAAGGCCTTTCAGACCTAGGGAACCACATATAAAGGGGTGACAGCGCGGGGTTAGGAGTGTGTAGGGGGCTGTGTGGGGCAGGTCCCAGAGGCAAACGCCAAGGGCCGAGTGACCCCAGTAACTACAACAATAAGGGCTTGGTTCGCAAAAAAAGACTTGCGCAAACAACGGCCAGCCGAGCCGCCTAGGGAAGTGCGGCTCCCGAGAAGACTCCGCTCAAGGTCCGGGCCTGCTGCCCAGAGTTCGCGTAAGCGCCAACGCCCGTCCGTTCCCAGGCCTCCCAGGCTCCGGCGCCCCGAGCAGCGAAGGACGACCCACCGATCATGGTGGCGGCGCGCCCCTGCTGCCCCGCAACGACTCACCCGTGACGTGCAGGAAGCGCAGTCCCTCGGTCTCCAGGGCCGGCCGCGCGGACAAGGAATCCTCTTCCCGCTCCATGACGGCCACCGCCGCCCAGGCCGGCCGCCGCGCCTCCAGCCGGACGCTTCCGGTGCGCTCCCACGCACACGTGGCGCGCCCGGACGCGGTCGTGGTCCCGGCCAATCGCAGGCCGGTCCCGCCCCGACGCTGGGCCAAACGCAGGGGGCGTGGTCGAGGGGCGTGGCGGGGGAAAAATCCGGGCTACTCTTGCTGGGGCCCGGACGTCGCGTGCTGGTACGTTCTGTGATGTCTCCTGGCTTGAGTCGGGGTGGAGGACAGACCTCTTTCACGGATTTCTTACcgactttctactttctttttttttttctaattggaCACTGAAGCCAAGGGTGGTCGCCCGGAGGCAGGATTTGCACCCACATCCTTGCCCAGGGCACATTGGACAACAGGGCTCAGTAGGTTGACGACTCCCAGCGTTTGAGGGTTGCAGCCAACGTCCACCCCAAGTGAAAACACGAAACGTGGGCAGCCTCCTGCTTCTGCTGCCAGTGATACCTTTCAGGCCAAGAAAGCCCCCACCGATCCTCAAGGTTCTTTTCTCCAAAATCAAAACTTCTTAGGAAAGAACGATCATAGTAACGGCTCTAACCTGCGTTGAATTATACTGTATCATCACAAGCCACGATCAGAGTTACTCCTAATAGTGTCCTGGCTGTGTTCCTCTGCCTGCAGTGTCGTCCTGCACCCTCTTCCACCACTCAAACGTCACCACCTTTATGGTGACCATAACCATCCTATTTGAAATTTGACCTTGGGTTTTTCTGGAGCATTTGAAGTGCACATACCTAGTTGTGTCTCAAAAGAAGGGTTAGGAATTGGGaatagaactgaaaaaataatgaacaggTGACAACATCCGAGTGCTGCCTCACCACCGTCGCCAGGAGCAGTGTGGAGAAGGCAAACCCCGACATGAAGCGTGAATGCAATCAGTGTTTCTTCAACGCAGGTTTGCCAAGAAGTTCCTCCAGGGGGACGGCTGCAGGGATTTGAGCACTGACCTCATCAAGGTTTCCCAGCAGTGTGTTCAGAAAGCAATAAAGGAGACCTGGCATTCATGAGCCATAGCAAAGAGAAACCTGAAAGCCCTTTTTCCCCTTTTGGCCACCTTGAAAATGGACTCCTCAAATGAACAAACCGAGGACTCTGGATGTCATCCATAAAGGCTGTAAAGATAGCTTATCAATTTAATGAGGAATTTTAGGGGAGAGAATATAATTTCCTTCTTCATGTTTGCCTTTCAGTTGTAAAAGATGATGAACCACCATCACTCTTTGCTTTGCTACAGAGTGGTTTCTCACTTGCTCTGGCATCTTGCAGGAAACATTTATGTGCTAAATTGAATGACTTCTTGGAATTACAGCTGCAATTCTCGGTCCCAGATTAGCTTTAAATCCACCTTACATCTAAATACTGATAAACTAGACAGGATGAGCAGGGTTGCCTGACCTCTTCTGTTAGGCTGTGAAGGACATTAGGTACACTGTACTGGGGTCACAGTTCATGGAAAAAAATGGTTAGGCTTCACTTTTCTCTCAGGAAGCTCTAGCAAAACAGTTTCAATCAATGCTTGggagcagttttatttttatatagtaacTTAACAGGATGGTTTAACAGAGTTCTCCACTTAACAAGGTGTCAGATGAAGACTTGAGAGCTTCAAGAATGTTGCAgtgggccaggaatggtggctttTGCCTATAATCCTATTGCACttcaggaggctcaggcgggaggatcccttgaggccaggagttcaagaccagcctgggcaacacagcaagatcccatctctacaaaaaaatttggccaggcacagtggctcatgcctgtaatcccagtactttgggaggccgaggtgcgtggatcacctgaggtcaggagttcaagaccagtctggctaacatggcaaaaccctgcctctactaaaaatacaaaaattagccaggtgtggtggcgggcgcctgtaatcccagctactagggaggctgagggaggagaatcgcttgaacctaggaagtggaggttgcagtaagctgagattgcaccactgcactccagccagggtgaaaaaacaacaaccccaCAAAACTTAGTTATGGAAGAAGATCCTAAATTGCAAAGATTTGTTGTTGCCGGCTTTCAATCCATGTCAATGAATTAAGTCAACACGCACAGtataaaaatgccaaaatgttGCATCTGGTTAAATTAAGGGAATGTTTGCTTTATTTGCCTTGTTTAGCTACCCTATCCTGTAATGTCTGTAATCACAAAGATGGAATAAACTGTAACATTTTAGGTTCTATCATTTGAAAAAGGCAACAATCCTTTTCACTCAGGACTTTGCAACATAAAACGGAAACCAGTATTAACTCATGAAAATAATGCACATTCTAAGCATATAGAAAACCAAAGTATCCTTGTAAACTATTGTGAACTAGTGTTGTATACGTATGTACATATAATGCATATATTCCACTAAAATCTAatagatattaaattatttgaatgCATGGATGATGGGCTTTTGTTTCAGTTCCTAGCACATTGATCTTATGGTCCTATTGATAGAAGTTACTCATCCTAGCCAGGCATTTGTTACCTTTATCCCTTTAATCAGGTGATCAGGTGTTATAACCTTACCTGGCTTGGCTTGTCTAGAACAGGAAAGGTATTTCAACAAACACTTTGCTCAATGTAATTGCTCAGGTATTATTTGCAGAAAGAGGACAAAGGTGGACAGTAACCAGGACTGTCACCTGTCACTGTTGTAGGCTAAATGATTGGCCCTAATTTCTCATTCCTTCTCACAGCCATATCTTTGCTATGGCAAGGTGAAAGGAGTGTATTTCCCCATCATCCTTTGACTCTGTACTTGGCGAGGTGGCTTGCTTTGGTTAATAGTAAGTGGGCAGAAACAAGTGTGTCAGTTTTGAGTATACACAGGCCTTAAGAAGCTCCTAGTGTTTACTTCTTGTGCCTTTGCCGGGTGAGCTGGCTCATCGAGACCTGTAAAGAAACCAAGCCACCCCAGTTAATCCAGACCTACAGTGATAAGCAGAGTCAACTATAGAATAGTGTTGCTGATTAAAACCCCTGAGTTTTGTGGTGGATTGTTATACAGCATTATTGCAGCAATAGCTAACTGATGAAGTGCCAAGGTTTTCACAAAAGTATATGCAACAAGATGGGATTAAGACTATCATGGCTAAGGGAGATCAGAGAGATGGCAATCAAACAGTAGTGTTTTTCAAATATGAGTAACTTACGCCCCTTTCAACAACAAATGTTCTTGTAGACTCTCCATATGACCTTTATGTTaactatgtacatatataaaactaGAGGCTGGGTAGGTGGTTtaggcctgtactcccagcactttgggaggccaaggcgggaggatcacctgaagccagagttggagaccagccggGGGGGCGGGGGACAAAAAAcgtagccaggcttggtgggaCACACCAATTTCAAAAATTGAATCATTTCAGTTGTCATATCAGAAGCCGGAGCAAGAGGTAAGTCTGCATTAACAGAAGGGCTATGTGGGAGTAGAAAAGGTGGCCTTTCTGGCATGTGTCATGACACTGCAGAAGCTAGACTCTAATCCAGCCCAGGAAACCTACTGAGAAAATGCTGCCCTCCTGCGTTTCCAATTTAAACATGTCCTTAGACCTCACTGCAAATGCACCGTGATGACACACAACTTGGCAGCACAGTGAGtggagtttatttttataatttgtagaAAATTGACATTTAGATTTCAAAACTTATATTACAAAATTATCAGCAGCAGTCTTAAGCATTTCAACAATGCTGATAGATTTCACTTTGCTAACACAAACAAGGCTATTATACCATGTTCGAAAAGCAAGACTTGTTCCAAAAGGGTCTATTATTATACATCTGCGTCACTGCTCAGGACCCGTTTGTGACTGTGTCTTCTTCCATCTCTTCTTCACCATCATCAGTGGGCCCTAAAGAAAACCACACAAGCAAAAGTAGTAAAGTAGTATCAATTTTAGAGACTCTATTCCCTTAGCATGTGAGTGTTCGTTCTGTGGCCACTGTTTGTTAGGCACTGAAGTAGGTACAGAAAGATCAAAAGCAGCCCCTGCCTTTGAGGAACTTATCGTCCAGGGACAGTCTAGTCTGTCTTTGGCAGGTACTGGAAAGGATGGTCAATTTCAAGGAAAGGGGTCACAAAGGTTTCAAAATTGTTGCCTCCCATTGTAGTTGATGATAATTCATTTTTGGTGAAGGTAAAGTCTATACTCATGTGCTTTTCATGGCACTACTATAGgcaaaaaaaccagaaatactCAAAAACATTTGggcacctactacatgccaaaTACTGGCAACAGTTCAATGACTTTATTGTCTCTAAATTATGGAAATATGGCAACAATTACCAAAAAATGTTACATTCGTTCAACAATTTATGGCAGATATTTTGGTCAATGtattccagaggaaaaaaagttgTAACTCCTTCAATTGTTTGGGAAAATTACTCAATAATGTCTCACTTATCATCAGTCAGCTGAATTCTTGTATTGGTTTCACCATTCCATCCACTGCAATATGGTATTTTGATTGAGGGCATGCAGAAAATCTGGCCACACAGGCATATAGTTAGAAAAGGGAGGAAGATTTTAATGGCCTATGCAGATAATGATGGATGTTCTTTTTAGATACCATGGTAAAACTTGACAAATGGTAGCTTCCTAAAGGTTAGATGGCAGTATAAAAGTCTGAAACCTTATCAATGAACTTTTCATACTCTTACTTGGTTTATCTTGTACTCTGAACAAATCTTTTACCCATACATGATTTTGTATCATTTGGAAAACAGTGGTTCACCGACTTTTGCAGATCTTTCAGACGTTGAGCCATGTAATTACACAACATCAAAAATGTCACACCCATTAATTCACATGCATTAACATTACTATTGAGTTCCCCAGAAAAGTCTTGAGGTACTGGGAAGGTTATGGCAGTGGACataagttttctaaattttaatttttgcttcaaatcttgaattttcaattgttttccttgaagtgacaggcTCACTTCATCATGTTTGAGAAGACAAGTAGCTGCCTCTCAACTGAAACGACTGCACTAGTGCATGGAGATAACCACCTAACTCAAGTATGCAGACATGTGCATCCCCTTTCTGTCACCCCCAGAATATCAAAGAGACGTGCGCTCGAGGAGTGAGATTTAATTATCTTTACTGCTGCATCCAGGACACTCTTAAGTGAAACTGGTATGCACTCTATTGGGAGTGCAGAATAGGGAAGAATATAACAACTATTATTTAGGCTGCTGCCTTGACTCCTACTGTGCCAGCAGTTCTACCCACTATTGCTCCATCAGTGCAAATGTTCACACAAAAGCAAATAACACCTTGGTGTTATTAGATAAAAACAGTCTtcggccacgcatggtggctcacgcctgtaatcctagcactttgtgaggccaaggcgggtggatcataaggtcaggagatcgagaccatcctggctaacatggtaaaaccttgtctctactaaaaaaaaaaaaatacaaaaaattagccgggcgtggtggcaggcgcctgtagtcccagctacttgggaggctgaggcaggagaattgtgtgaacccattcctgcagtgaggtgagatcgcaccactgcactatagcctgggcgacagagcaagactccatctcaaaacaacaacaacaacaacaacaacaaaacagtctTCACCTTAGACTCCCAGAAGCCCACAAACCATACAGTAGAGAATTACTGGtcttaaaaaatgtctttttggccaggcatggtggctcacgcctgtaatcccagcactttgggaggccgaggcgggcggatcacagggtcaagagatcgagaccatcctggccaacatggtgaaaccctgtctctactaaaaataaaaaaaattagccgggcacagtagtaggcgcctgtaatcccagctacttgggaggatgaggtaggagaatcgcttgaatctggaaggcggaggttagagtgagccgagatcacgccattgcactccagcctgggcaaaaagagcgaaactccgtctcaaaaagaaaaaaaaaaatctttttcatttttagctcccagCTGAAACATTATTTCCCTAGGAAACTTTCCCCAAGACAGCTCTAAGTAGAGGTCCCCAGTTACATTCATATCAAAACTTGTAAGATgtatttcagtgttttttaattttatatcccTAGTGCCCCACATGCTGCCTGGCATAAAGTAGGCATTCAAATGTTAGAACAGTTACCACTTATCAAAAACTCGCTAATGTTGAGCCCTGTGCTAAGTTCAGTTTCTTAGCCTCTCGGCAACCTTTTGAGGTTTGGTACTATTATTGTCTCAgatttaaagatgaggaaagacTTGAAGAAAGCTGTCCAAACGCAGAGCTGGTGAAGCTAAGATTTGGGCCTTGGACTGCTTGGCTCTAGAGCCTGTGTTCCTAACTACTGAGCtattatgcacacacacaaatatatacaggTGAAAGTCCACATGGCTATCTCTAGTGTTCAGTTCACTCCATTGCTGAAGTAATGCTAGCTTCAACTTTAACATAAAACCCTCCCCAGTGCTATGACTtaactttctttatgaattacttttttttttttttttttttggatggcgTTTCGctcgttgctcaggctggagtgcaacggtgtgatctcggctcaccaacaacctccaactcccgggttcaagctattctcctgcctcagccttccgagtagctgggattacaggcatgcaccaccacaccgggctaattttgtatttttagtagagacggggtttctccatgttggtcaggctggtctcgaactcctgacctcaggtgatctgcctgcctcagcctaccaaagtgttgggattacaggggtgagccaccgcgcccagcccatcaAATACTTTATCTTCAAAGAGCATTTAAAGAGATTTCATATATTAGATTTGACGTAAGGAAGCACTATTCTAGCATTCTGGAGTCATGGCATCTAAATGGTTGTGAGAGTTACACTTTGAGTGTAACATTAATTTGAACGTACAAAGAACACCATTTGCTCACCCGATCTGCGTTCTCTGCCAGGGATCTGACCAGACTGCAGCAACCCCTTCAGCCTCTCCACTTCAGCCAGAGTTGAAGCATTTGCTATAGCATTCTGGAGGACAGACGGCAATGGAGATGGATGATTAACTTCAATCAAGTATCAACTACCCAGAAAACTAAGTATCAATCACCTACAGAAATTCACAGCAACTTCTCCATTTGGAATATTAAACACTTCGGTGTTGGGGGAAGAATGTTATTGgcccacaaaaataaaactagaagccAAAACACAAATTTCTAAAATTGGTGAAGAGATGCAGGCCTTCTTATAAAAGAGTAAATAATCACTCCACATGTCCTAAAATCATAGTTAAGTGAAGTAACTATTTGGAATTAAGTTACTGAATAATTTAAGGAGGCAATATTATAAAACTAGGGTCCCTACTGATCAGCCAAAAGGATTTGCCAGACAGCAAAtctttgaaagtaaaaattaaggCAAACACTGAGACAGCATACCAAGGTAACTAACTGTTCAAAGTGATAAATGCACCCTggaaaatgagaaagacaaaGCTGCCTCCACATTAATTAGCTTGTGTAATTTTAAGTCTGATCAAATAATAACTTTATGCTAGTTTTTCCTTAAACAGAAATATTGTTATATGCTAAtaactgtggggaaaaaaaatctgcaatgTTCAGAACATGTTTATTATCCAACTTTGTGTTCTGAACCCATCTTAGCTCGTTCCAGTCAAGAAGCCTAACACATGATTACCTTGATTGCTTCTACATCCCCTGGAGATGGCCCACCTTTCTTTTTGTCAGTTGGCAAACCAGCACCTGGATTAAAACTTAAGAGGGGGAAGAACATAACTGTTAAACCTAGACCAACAGAAGTTGCTTCTCTTTTACTTTCAAAAGCTTTTGAAAGTAATTCAACCAGTGTAGTATCTTATCTTTGTTAACAAACTGATACAAGAACTCTCTCCTTCAGAAACACCATCCAGTTCATCTTCCTATATAGAAAATAGGATGTACATGGTATCACATTGAGACTGACTACTGAAATATTTGCTCTGCTAACCTGGTAGAAATTTCTTGTGATGTATGGACCATTGATGTACATGGACTATAAGCACTCAAATTTAATACCACATTAATATGTCAGAGTTTTTGGTTAATTTTGTAGGAGACGAACTGCCAGACAGATCAGATCATGTTTCTGAAGGTGAAGTAGAGTTAAGTTGGATATCCGTGTCTTACGTTTTGCTTCTCCTGGCAATATCCTTTGCAAGCTGTGCACCCCGTTTGCCCTTGAACATTTTCTCTGCTTCCTGACGCTCCTACAGCGACACCACACACAGAGTTAATGGAAATAGGAATACCACATGCATTTAGATGCATTCCTCAGAAGACATGGAAGCGAACTCTCCTAGAATACTCCAGGCTGGTGAAAATACCAAAAAGCcaatttcaaattaaaagaagACACAGTGGTCTTCTTTCTTTGGCAAAGCTCCCTGAAGAAAGTTCACTCTCCTAGTTCCAAGGAGGGGATTCCAGGGAACTAAGAaggcaattaaataaataataaaataatgaactcCTAATAAAGGGAAAAACCTTCCTAACAAACAGAGCTGCACAAAAGTGGGTTACATTAAGTTCTCCACTAGGAATGTATCTAAGCAGACAATCCACTGTTAAGAGtgttcactgtggcctcaacATTTTGCAAACTTTGGAATGGCCAGCATTACATAAAAGAGCTTAAAGTTCTATCATAAATCtgctattagaaaaaaatttgacGTAACATTTCCCCCCCTACTTTCATTACAAACTAATGGTAAAATTTACTCATTTAGACAATTTTaataatcagtaataaaaatataaagaaaaacacacaactCTATATGACTCACAAGCAACAGATTACTACTTACTTTTAGTTTCACTTTCTGGAAATCCAGTACTCTGACTTGCGGAACTTTAT
The Theropithecus gelada isolate Dixy chromosome 7b, Tgel_1.0, whole genome shotgun sequence DNA segment above includes these coding regions:
- the SELENOS gene encoding selenoprotein S; this encodes MEREEDSLSARPALETEGLRFLHVTVGSLLASYGWYIVFSCILLYVVFQKLSARLRALRQRQLERAAASVEPDVVVKRQEALAAARLKMQEELNAQVEKHKEKLKQLEEEKRRQKIEMWDSMQEGKSYKGNAKKPQEEDSPGPSTSSVVVKRKSDRKPLRGGGYNPLSGEGGGSCSWRPGRRGPSSGG